The Apium graveolens cultivar Ventura chromosome 3, ASM990537v1, whole genome shotgun sequence sequence CCTTGCAAAGGGAGAAAATGGAAGTGTAACGCGTTTTATGTGTGTATCTTCCATGTGTAACCCATTCTGTAGTGTTTCACTTGGAAAAGCATTTAACTTGGTAAAGGTGTAGGTGACATTCACATATGATGTTGGTCCTTATTTGACCGGCTAATTTGGTCACCGAAAGATCCAACGAACAGTAACTTCTTTCATATACGAAGAACATGAATTCTTCATCAGATGGCATAGAAATGGGACACCACCATCTGATACTTTGAGGCTATAATTTGTTCTTCAACAAAGAACCCACATCTCGATTTGATGCGTTGTAATTGGAATACCACTTTCAAGTTTAAGTTCTTTCCGTCATTGGCAAGTCCTCATCTCATTATCATCTTTTAAACCAAAAACTTTtgcaaaaagaaaaaaaaaactttGAATCATCGGATTCACCAACTAGATAAGAGATAAATTCTTTGTCAATCATAAGCTAAGTAGTTAACCATTCATCATTTGTTTTAAAACAAAAGCATAAATCATGAGAGTACAAACATAATCCACAAAGTTATAAACCTCAAGAATATATCATCAAAAGAGATTACCCAAAACGGTCACAAAAAATTGATAGTAAAAAGTAATCATCAACTCAGAATTCTAACCATAAACACTCTTTAAAAAGAAAGAATAATAAAAGTTTTTCAATGAATTTCATAACTCAACTATGTATATCATTCTAAAAGTTTGCAAATAATAAAATATCAACCTTTCATTATCAATTCCAAATCAGAAACTTACCACATAAGTTGAAAGGATCACTAATATCAAACCAAAAAGAAACAAACTATTTAAAGTATAACATTAAATCAAAGATCACCCAAAAGGGTTAGATTATATCAATTATAACAACCCATCATTATATGATGCCCCGGAACAGGAACCACTTTCAAGTTGAAGTTCTTTCGTAAAGTGCAAATGCTAAACTCATCTATTTATCCAAAACTTTCGCAAAACAAAACTTTGAATCAAAAGATTCACTGATTAGATAATGAGGTAAAATTCTTTGTCAATAATACTGCAAATACCTTTCATTTTCCTTGAAAGCCAGCTAAACTTTGTAAGCATATAGATATTCAGTTTGCAGATCACAAAGAAGTTTATCATTTGTTTTAAACAAAAGCACAAATCATGAGAGTGCAAACTCAATTCACAAAGTAAATAAACCTGAAGAGTAGATCAGAACACCCAAAACCCCTACAAATATATTGACCGTAACAAGTAATCATCATCATAAACTTACAACTGTAACCATAAACATTCTTTGAAAAGAAAGAACAATAATGAATCTAATACTACACCAACTGCTTCTCAACTATTACAAAACAACCCAAATCTGTAAACCATTCTATATTCAGTTATCAAATCATAAAGCATCCACCTTCTATTACTGATTCTAAATCGAAACCTTATAAGTCAAAAGACTACAAATATCAAACACAAGTAAGAAACCATAAAAAGTAGATCATCAAAACCAAAGATTCCCCAAAAGGGTTAGAACATATCATTTATTACAACCCATCATCATATTCATCATTATCATCATTATAAATTTATGATTCTACAAAGGGTTCTTCCGAATACTCACTCACCCTCCCCTTGTACTAAAAAATTACaacatattataaataaaagaTGACCCAAAAGGGGTCAAGATCACATGAATTATAGCAACACAAATTCATGAAAATTCTAGAAATAACAacagaaaatcacaaaaacatACCCAGACAGACGGAGAGTCATCCATCAAACCGACAACTCGGATTTGGAAACAAGAATACCGTCAGTATCAGCATAAATCCACTCCCCATCAAAAATCCGAGTTCCACCCACCATAACAGGCACATGTTTCTCCCCAATCCCTTTCTTACTAGCTTTCATCGGGTGCGAAGCCAAAGCACGCACCCCAATATCACACCCATGAATCTCATCCACATCTCTCACACACCCATTAACAATAATCCCAGCCCACCCATTATTTTGGGCCTGAACAACTGGATTACCACCTAAGATTGCACAACGTTGGCTACCACCACCATCAACAACAAGAACACGACCGTTGCCTTTCTCTTCCAGAAACTCACGAACAAGAACGTTATCTTCGAAGACTTTGAGAGTTACGACGGGCCCACAAAAGACTTGGCGTCTGCCGTAGATCTGGAAGATGGGTTGGAGTGCGCGGAGCTCGCCGCACACGATGAGTTGTGGGTTTGCGTCGCAGACTTCAGCTGTTGTTACTAAGGCCATGCTTGAGCATCAGACAGGAATGATCTGGGTTTTATTTATGTTGTTtgttgtgtgtgtgtgataaAAGGCGAGTGTGAGTCTGTGTGTTAGTGCGACCTGCTAATTTGATTTCATTGGATTGATTAGGGATCGCTACAGATCCATGGAATATTAGAATGTGTGATTAGCAGGAGCAGCCTTTGGAAAATACTGTACATTAcatttcttcttttgtttaacGGTTTTTCTAACGTGTGCCAAAAGCGCaatttcttcttttgtttaacGGTTTTTCTAACGTGTGCCAAAAGCGCAAAATAAGCACAAACTCTATAACAAACTCATAAAATTTAGTGTTTATGGTATGCCGTGCTAATTATGCGTACTTGGTTATACATTAGAAATACTGtttgtttaataatttaataaatttagATGCGTTTATGAATTCATTTGATTTATATTCTCGTTTTTTTAACCAAACCCCTATTAAtagttttttaaaatataaaaccaCAGTTAGATGTTAGGATCAAAtcaaatcaaatcaaattaaatCGGATCATTAAATAATTGATTGGTTCCGAACTACATTTTGAACTcaattatttacttttatttaaACTTAGTTTACATAATACTTTCATATaccttaattttatttaaataaatatgcACATGTTAGTAAAACTATAACATATTAACAAATAATTCAAGTTTTTATTTATAAAGTAATgtgatatttttaatataatatacaCACCCACATAACCAAAATCacaatttataattttatacTAGAATATTTATATATTACTATATAACGGTTCAATTTGATTTAAAcgattttaaaatatcagaaaCCACAACCAAATCATTTACGTGTAAGCGGTCCGGTTAACCGAACCATTAACAACGATTTTAACGGTTCAGTTTTTCTTGGTTCAGATTATCGGGGTCCGGTTTGGATTAATGTTCTAACGGATTTTTGAACCCCCTGATTAAATTAACATATCTATTAGGGGTGATCGCGGTGCGGGCGGTGCAGTTTTTTCCTCAAACCGCACATGTGGTTTGATCAAATTTCCAAACCGCACCCGCACCGCGTAACCTCAAAAACCGCATAAACCACACCACGAAAATGCGGTGCGgtgcaatttatttattaaaaatgattaatatttacatacaaatataataaaaaattcaGCTAATGCGGAAGCtaaaaataatatgtttgtgATAAAATAATCATGTATACTGttatatataattgatgatatcataAGAAACTATCATAAGTTCATATTAGGACTTATATCagcatttactgaagagtgacttCATCAATAcatatatcagtacttgatgatcagttAATGATGACATCAGGATTTGTCGCTTTAGAAGATATCCGATATGGAAAAGAAAAGTAGGAATTCAAGACGGTGAAGGattttatctcagaagcaatcatacatggataagTTTCCTTAttttaatagaatatgattccttatttgattgtgtagttgtgctctatataaagcacatacaaggttcatgttatatgcattgcgaacattgttatatcattcgcataacctagcagctctcaaggatatttgtttaTCCTTTTGAGAtagtacgtttgtaataagtttttatctgttaatataaaaactgttgattctgttgaaactTTGTCGAATTAATTGTataaactatattcaccccccctctataattgattacggacctaacaattggtatcagagcttgctgttaacaTACAGACAGTTTAACATACatacaatcaaagaagaagaACCAAAAAATCCAAAATCACCACCCCTAGCCACATCACAGAttagcagcaacatgagtagatatgaagcaatcaaggtgctAATCccgaagatacatgaatatccaattggaaagtcaggatgaccatgtgtttggaagccacatatcctgaatatctaagcaggatttataatggtcctcataaaccaatgaaggtagttgtttctgTTGCAGGACAACCagaaaagatggttgacaaaGAAAGGAAGGACTCcactcctgaagatctttcatctattatgaaggatgctaagatcagacacatcttgcacaacaatcttgatagtgttattgttagtccctaacaatacaacaagaattacagagggggggttaaatgtaattctggctactttttgagattaatgaaaaatggttctatcttaataatatataagtgtttgatttgcaaagtgcggaataaatagttagataaatcaaaacacaagtaagtTGTGGGTTTGCGTCGCAGACTTCAGCTGTTGTTACTAAGGCCATGCTTGAGCATCAGACAGGAATGATCTGGGTTTTATTTATGTTGTTtgttgtgtgtgtgtgataaAAGGCGAGTGTGAGTCTGTGTGTTAGTGCGACCTGCTAATTTGATTTCATTGGATTGATTAGGGATCGCTACAGATCCATGGAATATTAGAATGTGTGATTAGCAGGAGCAGCCTTTGGAAAATACTGTACATTAcatttcttcttttgtttaacGGTTTTTCTAACGTGTGCCAAGCGCGCAAAATAAGCACTAACTCTATAACAAAATCATAAAATTTAGTGTTTATGGTATGCCGTGCTAATTATGCGTACTTGGTTATACATTAGAAATACTGtttgtttaataatttaataaatttagATGCGTTTATGAATTCATTTGATCCATATTCTCGTTTTTTTAACCAAACCCCTATTAACagttttttaaaatataaaaccacagttagatgttaggatcagatcaaatcaaatcaaattaaatCGGATCATTAAATAATTGATTGGTTCCGAACTACATTTTGAACTcaattatttacttttatttaaACTTAGTTTACATAATACTTTCATATaccttaattttatttaaataaatatgcACATGTTAGTAAAACTATAACATATTAACAAATAATTCAAGTTTTTATTTATAAGGTAATgtgatatttttaatataatatacaCACCCACATAACCAAAATCacaatttataattttattttataattatatactagaatatttatatattattatataacgGTTCAATTTGATTTAAAcgattttaaaatatcagaaaCCACAACCAAATCATTTACGTGTAAGCGGTCCGGTTAACCGAACCATTAACAACGATTTTAACGGTTCAGTTTTTCTTGGTTCAGATTATCGGGGTCCGGTTTGGATTAATGTTCTAACGGATTTTTGAACCCCCTGATTAAATTAACATATCTATTAGGGGTGATCGCGGTGCGGGCGGTGCAGTTTTTTCCTCAAACCGCACATGCGGTTTGATCAAATTTCCAAACCGCACCCGCACCGCGTAACCTCAAAAACCGCATAAACCACACCACGAAAATGCGGTGCGgtgcaatttatttattaaaaatgattaatatttacatacaaatataataaaaaattcaGCTAATGCGGAAGCtaaaaataatatgtttgtgATAAAATAATCATGTATACTGttatatataattgatgatatcataAGAAACTATCATAAGTTCATATTAGGACTTATATCAGCATTTACTGAAGAGTAACTTCATCAATAcatatatcagtacttgatgatcagttAATGATGacatcaggatttgtcactttAGTAGATATCCGATATGGAAAAGGAAAGTAGGAATTCAAGACGGTGAAGGattttatctcagaagcaatcatacatggataagTTTCCTTAttttaatagaatatgattccttatttgattgtgtagttgtgctctatataaagcacatataaggttcatgttatatgcattgcgaacattgttatatcattcgcataacctagcagctctcaaggatatttgtttaTCCTTTTGAGAtagtacgtttgtaataagtttttatctgttaatataaaaactgttgattctgttgaaactTTGTCGAATTAATTGTataaactatattcacccccctctataattgattacggacctaacaattggtatcagagcttgctgttaatATACAGACAGTTTAACATACatacaatcaaagaagaagaACCAAAAAATCCAAAATCACCACCCCTAGCCACATCACAGAttagcagcaacatgagtagatatgaagcaatcaaggtgccaatcccgaagatacatgaatatccaatctggaaagtcaggatgaccatgtgtttggaagccacatatcctgaatatctaagcaggatttataatggtcctcataaaccaatgaaggtagttgtttctgTTACAGGACAACCagaaaagatggttgacaaaGAAAGGAAGGACTCcactcctgaagatctttcatctattatgaaggatgctaagatcagacacatcttgcacaacaatcttgatagtgttattgttagtccctaacaatacaacaagaattacagagggggggggaggttaaatgtaattctggctactttttgagattaatgaaaaatggttctatcttaataatatataagtgtttgatttgcaaagtgcggaataaatagttagataaatcaaaacacaagtaataaaaatacaagtctttaaaactttatggtggatttgaatgtattcacaatatatatatatatatatatcaagagaaccctgtgaagcttgaatagctcacagctgcttacaaatatgaacaactaaacttacagagaaatgctacatgattcagcttacaattgtttctctgagaatgtattttcttagtcttctagttctacttgctactcttggtttatatatcaccaagattacatagtaataagacaagatgataaaacaaaacctatcaagtctaataccatgctgcttcactactctattccagcatatttgaatatcttcataatagcatggaaatggtaatgcttctttgttctcaaaaacccagctaaataggctgccacattccttttgcaaacactcgacgcatgtgactgtgttgttactgtcaacaaatgtttgaagtgatcatccgtcgggtacatgattatcatccgtcgggttgccttgttgatcatccgtcgggtagctttgttgatcatccgtcgggtagctatttgacacttgactttatttcatttatgcagaattataagacatcttatatttacaattaaccaacctattccgcatatctaattaaagtcaacatgacttttatgctactacagaatctatacaaaggtgtttgcagaaatgtgctacatgacttattgttacataagctactcactcgatggatgtcaaatcattatccgtcgggactatattgagtcatctgtcgggactatatttcatcatccgtcgagtgctacatttttcactaagttgaatctactaaggtgttttgttaatgtaatcatcaagttcacaacatattcgcaacaatctcccccaaattatgtctactagaattgtagccataaattaagagaaacttgatgataacaaaacactctaaaaatacagatttaaaaagtagtagataaaactaaaaagtgctgcattatttactaaaaaatttacaagacaaagtgttcaaagatttgctcacaatcattttcaaggtgctcctctagtctgagcaaattgatctatttccttgattgtctggatttcttcccaatcctcttgttgttttcttctatctgattttggagctgtctgtggaattcaagttcatcagattctgaaagatctagcattccttgcatttccagaagagtctcattgctaaagatgctcaactggtcctctcatctgaaaaatcttctaactcccttatcatccatgaatttcatcagccagtagggccttagatgcactctactccctgtataaggaatagttaaagtatttgggagtgcatctttgtctctaatactcctcagttcttcaatcttctttagaattaatcttctagctgtcacattgaatccagagttttttttgaaggatgaataaacttttatcagtacagaCTGGCTCTCTTGAataatcctgtgaagtggccattgtatcttttttcctcccttgtacttgaatactatcctttcaggtagattcctgtaagcatcaatccctctaacttcttccagttcatctagatagaggtttagatcagagaattccttgatgtcacagatgtacatgatatctcccttgttgactttggttagggacttggatatgagagttgagggcttcacttttttgactgctctggtctttgtcttctttggcttcatgaaatgaggtagattgagttcaggaattggtagactatcctagtctattggctcatcctttggaatgataggttcaccatggaaattcttggatggatctatcttgaattcttcatgtgccacagagggcatggatgtttgagttgttgtagaagtagactttttgggaaactgatcttccaattcttcttcatcaaagttcacttttctcttggagtgaagtttgtatctaaaccttcttttctgctgtgattcttcttgcattttcagatccttagatccagtggtttcagatggttgtttaggaatttgttgtgtaggtttcacagcttgcaacttggccaagatagcagcttgctccttcttttgtttgagctttttagcatctagaacagcttgcttcttttcttgcttcaatcttgccttttcttccctttttgcttcaacaaattgagggtgtccagccaccacacaaatttccttacccTTTCTAAaaaccttggcaattctcctttcaatgctgaatcaactggatccttgtagaatgcaatagatcttgataacagtttcttctcatcaggctttggtgtctcatacaccgTGTCCAAAtggttctttagtgaagattttgggtagttcacctttggcttcatgattagatctgcctttggagacttgatgcaggatgtctggcctctttccagatagttcatgctcatatcattcacataaATTTGCCTGACTtaagagtgatgaatggctgatttttctggcttctttgctagaccaatttttttttgaatatcctcatcaattttatcccagtttattggactaaactgcttcttctcagctgctctcaaagtggctgttgcttcatttattagatcaatgttatctttagctggtggctttgtgaaagcaattgttggcataattgctttacttacttgaatgttgagcactttgTGCTCCCCTTCACTCTTAGagctctctttctccccctttttgttatcatcaagctgagtagaggaggaggtctgtgcagccaccagtttctgaagcaagtctgtttgttgagcttggtgtagatggatgTCTATAAGAGAAGCTTTCATAACAAtcattcttttgtccaaggaatccaccttggttgcaagatcagagtttttcctgagctgtcttttgatgtctatcattgttgtctctggaagtctagcttccaacTTGTCAGACATGTCTTACTTGAGTTGATCAACTTTATTTTTGATGAGGGAGACAATTTGACTTTGTTGGTAGCCTGATATTTGCTGTAGTTGGAGAGATGCcagatgtgcttgcagaagcttcttggtgctagcatttgtggttgattgaaGTGCAGATTGTGTTTGGATGATAAGTTGGATGAGAgtggtcttgaaatagtgttcatcacattgaatccaaagttcttcttgaaagatgaatagacttttatcagtatagattggctatcttgaagaatcctgtgaagtggccatatcaTTTCTTGTCCTctcttgtacttgaatactagcctttcaTGTAGcttcctgtaagcatcaatccctctaattattctagttcatctagatagaggtttagatcagataattccttgatatcacagatgtacatgatatctcccttgttgaccttgatttgagctttggttagggacttagatatgagagttgagggcttcactttcttgactgctctggtctttattttctttggcttcatgaaatgaggtaaattaagttcaggaattggtagactctcccagtctattggctcatcctttgaaatgataggtttaccatgaaaattcttggatggatctatcttgaattcttcatgtgccacagagggcatggatgtttgagttgttgtaaaAGTAGACTCTTTGGGAGAGTAGttttccatctcctcatcactgaaatccaattttctcttagaAGGAAGCTTGTAtctaaattttctttatttttgagGTGCTtcttgcattttctgatctttaGATTCTgtggtttcagatggttgttcaggaatttgttgtgtgggtttcacagcttgcaacttggccaagatagcagcttgttccttcttttgtttgagctttttagcatctagagcagcttgcttcttttcttgcttcaatcttgccttttcttccctttttgcttcaacaaattgagggtgtccagccaccacacaaatttccttaccatttctgaaaatcttggcaattctcctttttagagctgaatctgcaggatctttgtagaatgctatagacctggccaacagcttcttctcatcaggctttggtggttcatacactgtgtccaaagggttcttgagtgaagactttgggtagttcacctttggcttcatgattagatctgcctttggggatTTAATGCAGGATGCTTGGCctctctccagatagttcatgctcatatcattcacagaaatttgcctgacttgagagtgatgaatgactgatttttctggcttcgttgctagaccaaatttcttttgaatatcctcatcaattttctcccagttgattggactcaactgcttcttctcagctgctctcaaagtggttgctgcttcatttatcagatcattgttatctttagctggtggctttgtgaaagcaattattggcataattgctttactcacttgaatgttaagcactttttgctccccctcactcctagaactctttttctcctcctttttttttatcagcaagttgagtagaggaggaggtctgtgcagccaccagtttctgaagcaagtctgtttgttgagcttggtgtaaatggattgctgtaagagaagcttccatagcaaccATTCTTTTTTCCAATGAATCCACCTTGGTTGtaagatcagagtttttcctgagctgtctttTGATGTCTGTCATTGTTGTCTTtggaagtctagcttccaacTTGTCAGAGATGTCTTTCTTAAGTTGATCAACTTTATTTTTGATGAGAgagacattttgactttgttggtagCCTGAGATTTGCTGTAGctggagagaagcaagatgtgcttgcagaagcttcttggtgctagcatttgtggttgtttgaagtgcagactgtgtttggctgataagttggatgagtgtggtcttgaaatggtgatcatcacatttttgggagaaggcccatgatggcatgcttgatctggaactagggcctacttctccccttatgtccaatggctcttcttcattATCTCCAtcctcacctccaaagaattcttctgaactaccagtctcataatcaacatcaccagctgttgagggcaaggctgtgatgacatcctcagctctttgcatggactgtatggtgtgcaccaaattgagcattctttcTACATTggcattgccctgtccagctagaagttgatatgctgaaacagggtgagtaaatgtctcagcatccaaggaggtagaatctacaacagcttgagtttgctgagatagtccctccctgtctgcatcccgGACATTccttaactcacttacaatgacatccacccttatatctcaaGTACatgtatttctctcattttctctcttttcttgcatcaaggtctcaccttggctccccaccctcacaccctcaccttcaccatctaaggtgggactcctcatactcacttttgccagtcctgaagaaatggactgtattggatcactcttttcctctcgtttttcctgggagcaacccagactctcactcaagtcactatcttccctcaatcctaatagtgattacacaattactaagtcatctgcacttgtaactatagatgaactttggagttgtgcagagacacccgacggatgagaaatatccatcgggttagtaatttgactatccgacggatgactgctgttaggcacatccgtcgggatacaatcactactcgacggatgaacaatatccatcgagcgagtagaaatgaatgagtgtggagtggagactattgtagactctgtggagattgatgaaaattttggcacagatgtctcaacagtctcagaatgaaatggaaagtgagccaacaaatcatctaaaagatgatgctcactttcatgaatttttggcttctccaccagagttaaagatggagaatatggttgagatgtttgaatcatgtcaacatcgAAAGAGTGTGTAGGataatttggtgtttgaggtgtttcaatttgtacagattttggatGTGaatccacatttgttggagccacatcaatttgactttaagatggtgtagtgactgggtctttagctccagtttgcactgtgtgtg is a genomic window containing:
- the LOC141712933 gene encoding putative 4-hydroxy-4-methyl-2-oxoglutarate aldolase 2; translated protein: MALVTTAEVCDANPQLIVCGELRALQPIFQIYGRRQVFCGPVVTLKVFEDNVLVREFLEEKGNGRVLVVDGGGSQRCAILGGNPVVQAQNNGWAGIIVNGCVRDVDEIHGCDIGVRALASHPMKASKKGIGEKHVPVMVGGTRIFDGEWIYADTDGILVSKSELSV